A genomic region of Elusimicrobiota bacterium contains the following coding sequences:
- a CDS encoding zf-TFIIB domain-containing protein, with protein sequence MAERDCPKCPFSPMEEVVAGEMIIDECPRCKGRWYDFDELAKVVADPAAFTAAVAKGPLRPRKGEAKCPVCLEDMMNGGLGNELLRVDQCAGHGFWLDASELRLLNKLMAS encoded by the coding sequence ATGGCCGAGCGCGATTGCCCGAAGTGCCCGTTCTCCCCGATGGAAGAGGTCGTCGCCGGTGAGATGATCATCGACGAGTGCCCGCGGTGCAAGGGCCGCTGGTACGATTTCGACGAGCTGGCGAAGGTGGTGGCCGACCCGGCCGCCTTCACCGCGGCCGTCGCCAAGGGCCCGCTGCGGCCCCGCAAGGGCGAGGCGAAATGCCCGGTCTGCCTCGAGGACATGATGAACGGCGGCCTGGGCAACGAGCTGCTGCGCGTGGATCAGTGCGCCGGGCACGGCTTCTGGCTCGACGCCAGCGAGCTGCGCCTGCTCAATAAGCTGATGGCGTCCTGA